A window of Pyrus communis chromosome 3, drPyrComm1.1, whole genome shotgun sequence genomic DNA:
CCACTATAGAAGTCCTACTAcctccaacaacaaaaaatccGCTTTAACGTTTCAGGGTGACTACAAAATCGCAAGTTTAAATGTTTGTACACTATGGTTTTAATCTAGAGCTATAGTTGTGTGTAAACCAATGCTTCCTGCAAGGATATTTGTGAATTGATATAAACAAGCAGAACACTGCCAAATACAAATACAGGTTCTTAAATCCAACAACAACAGATGACAAAATCAAATCAATGGCAGAAAATAAGATTGCAACAGAACATCATGGTACAGAAAGCTTGGAAAATCTAAAATAGCAACAATAATTTGTGATGTGCAATAAGAGAACCCAACCAATTTCTAAATCAATGGAACtcataaataaaaatccaaaaaaaagaaaaaaaaaaaatctatttcgATTGTCTTACCTGGCGCCATTAGCAGCAGCCACAGAATCAGCACTTCTCTTGGTTCCAGCAGCAACATTACCGCTGCTCAACGAAGAAGTAGAAGACGACGACTCGGAAGCCGACGAAGAAGAAAACCCCACAGAAGGAAAATCCTTAGCAGTCAAGATCCTCGCAAAGTGACCCCTTTGCCCCTGCTGGTCCttccctccaccaccaccaaggCTCAGCCCAAGACAGAGCTCGAGCCCAGAATCCTCAGGGGTAGAAGAGTCCTCAGACGACATGGCAAAATTCTCCTCCCTGGACACCGTTGACTTAGTCAACGACCCACTTGCAGAACCTCCACTCtccattgaaacaaaaaaagcTTCCTCCTTTCCACCTCAAATCCAACCAGAAAGCTCACAGGGACAGAACCCAGgtgataaaatttataaaattttcagGTGGGTCGCTTGCATAGAAGAGGGGACAAGGGCTTAATTTGGGGATAAACTGAAATTAGGGCAAATTGATTGAGATAGAAATTGGATTGAGTAAGTGGGTTTTGCTTGGGGCAGTGGTCCGTTGCACAGTTTACACAAAAACGAAGGGCTTGTCGGGCGGTTGTGCGCAATTTCGTAGAGCAAAGAAGAATTCTTTATGCTTTTTTGGGTCGGTTTTGGGAGAAGGAGAGATGGGCGGGGCAAGCGTTAGGTTTCTGGGGTTTGCTTTTCGGGTTGTTTAGGTGGTGGGTGGTGATAGAACGAAGGAAAGAGATGGGGTCACTCATAACTCCATTGTGGGCAGGGGACCCATTTCTGTCTGCTGTCTGCTTAATGCGCCTCCATCAATATCTTTGCTTGCTTCTAGACCATCTCAATTTCCCCTTTTCGTTTCATGAGTCATGAGCAGAGATAATCCGGAATAATTGTTATTTGGGATGGACATAAAAACTATCAAATCGAAAACTAAATCAAACcgtaatataaaaaaaactgaaaatgttttggctaaaaaagtttaaaatggGGACAAAAATTGAACCTAACAATCTCAAAACCAGTTTCGATTTTGGTTTGAAAAATACCTAGAatcaaaaaaattgaatcaaataaaaaaacggATCGAATCAAATCGAACCGTACAATTTAGTAATAATTTCAAATGGAACAGTACTGAAACAAAcaatttatacttttttttagtttcgttcctaattgaagatgaaACTCAACCGAACCAGACGAGACCCATCCCTAATTGTTACTCTATGTCTGTTATAAAAATTAGGAGATAATTTAACGAGCTGAGAAAATGAAATTCTCGTGCTTGTCAAGTAGGAAAGGCAACAAGCAATGGAGCCCACAACGCATACGCTCCAAACGACAAGCCGACAAGCAAGGTCCACCCATCACAGGTCTCAGCACGTTGGAGTTAGGACCGCGTGGGGCCCACCCTTCCTGTGGACGTATCTCGTGACACGTGTGGACCGACGGAACATCGGAATTAATGTGGACAGATCAACGGACAATCGGAGAGACAGGATTGGCCAATACTTGCGGTCCGGATTTTGTGAAACGTTGACAAGTCGCAGGCTGTCACGTGGACTCCTCTGCAGTTTATGGTTGACACGGCGTCGTGCAGGCGGGGGACAGACCGTCAACGGAGGGGAAATATCGTATGCATACATCATCATTTATTTCCCGTGCTCCCCCGGCAGCCATTCACTGTCAAATGGTGACAACTATAATGACGGGCAAATTTTGCCAAGCAAAATTAAATAATGGAAAATGATGAGAAGAGGGTAAATGTGGGCGTGTCTAATTTGATCCACATCTCCACTAATCAAATGCATTAACTTAAAGATGGGTTTAAGAATGATTAGAGATAATGATATGTAATAATAATGTGGACGTTGAGCGaatttgttcttaattttttttaactaagtTTTGTTTGAGAAATGATGTGTCAATTCCACCGGCGAAGCCACATTAAGAGCTACTCTGGGCTGTAGCCCAGGTAGTTTTgggtagaaaataaaatttctaactCCGTCATTGGtcaatttttcatttatttgaatCTAAACACAACGTAAACAACAAGAGCAAGAATGttaactcaatttttttttactggcTCTCACTTACCACTGTTGGAAATTCAAGTACATACAAAGGCTTGGTTAGCTGATATTCAACATTGGCACTCCACACTGAAACAAGCAAAGTTGATGGCTACAAGTAGGGTCGTCAGGTTTGTTAAGGAGTTGCGAGCTATTGAAGCAGAATTTGAAAGAGATTATATCATTGCAATAACTGCTATGCGACATTAAGGTGATGATACCTCTAATTTAGGATCAATAGTTTATGACATACGCTCATTCCTTCATGTTTTCTCTCAATTCAAACTTAATCATGCTAGACGAGAAGCAAATTAGGTAGCACATAGGCTTGCAAGAGCAGGACTTGGAGAGCAACGTGAGGTGGCTTAGTTTGAAGAACCACCGGGCATGGTGGCAGACATATTGATGAGGATAGTTCTATCTATTGAGTGATTACATCTTTTTCTCGTTTATTTTATAACGGTgtcctcttttttctttgattcctGTTTGAATCCTACATTAGAAGGGTCATTAATACTTCCTAAGAAAACTTCATTAATTGATCAAAActttcataaaaatatataaaagaaagtATAGTGCATTTGTAAACAAACCTATCAACTTTTTGTAGgtttagatattttttttttttcttggtaaaAGTAGGTTTAGATTTTTATTGTACCAAGAAGCTAAAGGttaccaattttatttttggatgtCCATGTCGACATACAGTACAAATACAGACACACCGCTTTTGACTTTAAGTTTTGTCTTTCCATGAACGGACCACCCATCATTAATTTGTATTTTACTTCACGTTAATATTTAGGTTACTTGAACCTTCTAGTCCTTGCATTTTTctacaaaatgaaaataaatgtttAATACAAGATTTAGTGTCCATTTGAAaatctttttaaaataattgaaaacacttttagtgaaaatatttgttAAACCGATCTTTAGTAATAATGTAagtaaatcttaaaaaaaaaacacttaaaatgttTCCTGAAAGAAACACATAATTAGTTTTAACTATTGCAAAATTTCATCAGATTAATATACGCAAGATTTAACTACTGAAAGAAACACATAATTAGTTTTAACTATTgaagaaagcacttcaagtactttggaatttggaaatattttctctaaaagtgaattcggttattttaaaaacactcaTAAATAAGTTTTAACTATTGCAAAATTTCATCAGATTCATATACGCAAGATTTAACTATTGAATTTCCGAACAAAAGAAACTTCACTTTTCATTCCACCAAATTacttattaaagaaaaaaaagaaaaatctaagGGAAATGTTTATGGGCTATACAAGGAAATACAGCCCAACTCTTCTCTACGGCTCAACTTTCTAAAACCCGGCCCAAGATTAAAAACCGAAAGCTTTCACACCGGTCACCCAAAAAACTGAAACACAAAAACCGGTCAAAATACTCAGGTGAGATGTCTCTCTGCTATTACAATTCCGTACCAAGTTTTGTATGGAATGGATGATTTAAAAGTGCCAACATTCTTGCCTACTGATGTGTTTATTACTTCAGTTCTTCGGACTCGCCGATACTTGAGTGGGACAACCGGTGCATGCCGTGCAAGCAGGACCGGGGGCACTGTCGGAAATACCAATTCGCACTGTTCGCTGCTTCGCTTCATTTCCGGGAATATGGACGAGGGCATCCATGATTAGGATGTCCCAATCGCGAGGGATGAGATATGAAAGCCAGGTGTCATCTGCAAACGAGAAATCTGATCATTAATACACTAAAAGAGTTATCAAAACCCAAGCgatatatgtaaaatgtagttTAATGCATCAAACAGAAAAGTCTAACTAGTTTTTGAACATTCTTCGCAAAACTTTTGAAGCACAAATCGGATAGCCTGGTTGTTTCAGTCAAACCAATTCACTGACAACGAGTTTAAGTGAATATCAGCAAAGGATGTTGGTCAATTATACGGCGTTGGATACAAAATCATGTACCATTATTATGGTTTTACATGTAAAATCAAGTAGCACATGAGCAAAATATGAAAGTGCGTTTAGAACCCAAACACCAAAATAAGCAGGTGTAAGAGTACATGAGCACATGCACACGATGTATGTCTTTATGTGtatgtgcatgtgtgtttgCACATATATGtctggttttttatttaaatcaaTACAAACCTCCATTACGTACAGCCTTCACCTCCAAGACTCCAGCACCTTGCGGTCCAGACACAGGAAATGTGCAAGATACAGAATGCCGCTTATGAGCTACTGCAAGCGATGCATTGTACCATGGGCCCTTCGCAATAGGTTCCCCTATAGCCTCTATGATTGCTGGGTTCTTACTGGCTTTCTCCATGGCCTTGCTGCAAAGTTTCCAGGAATTGATTAAAACATGAAACCTTAAATTAAGTATACATATGTAACATTGAAACGGTTTAAGGTTGTTTTTTGAGCTCTGTATGGATCTTTTATCCCTTCAAAGAAAACTCACCtttctccctcttcttcccTCGTTCTTCATTCTTCCTACACACTACTACCAACGAACAACCAGCCACTACGAGTATAACCACCCACATTTCCACCTTTATGTGGGGGCATTATGTCATGATCTATTAAGGCGTTGGGTAATAGAACATACATCAACCAAGCAAGATGCCGATACATAAGAAATTTATTCCACGGGCTGCATTGTTTATGTATAAGATGAAGCAATCTAAGTCGCCTATTAACTAGTTTTTACtcaccctccctccctccctccctcctctaCAATCAAGTTTGTAATCTATACGTTTTTAACAAAGCTTTTCGAGAAGAAGTTTCTCATAAGCTATATTACAGATGCTACAAATACAATCTCCAAATTCATTTGAACACGTTGTTGATCAGAATGTCGTTGATCCCAACTATTCgcaaaccaaaaaaatgaaaactgccTTTTCAAGTTCAAGCATAGATTCTAAATTAGACCAGCAATACTTCCCTATATGAGCAAACAGATCAATCATACCATTTAACACAGAAAAGTTAAAAGTCCCATCTACTTGGAGTTGGAAAGATACCTGCTGCAGCTTTGATAAATCAGAAGATCATTAAGAGCACTCAAAGCAACACCGCCGGTAGTGGTAATCAGAATAAAAGACACCGCTTTTCGACCAAAAGACGACGTGCTCTTCCCTTCATCCACCGTCTTCGCCGACGAACTGTACAAAACCCATCTTATTAGCCACATCACACTCCATCAAATTCAGCCTAATTAGAATAACACAAAATTCACATTATATAATCTCAAAAGTAGTAAACTAGAAAAtgggtttgacaaaaaaaagcatcaaaattttgattttggtcaAATATATCAGGTAAATGCTGTAACAGCTGACCTTGGTGAAGCAATTACTCGACTTTTTGGTCGAACAAAGCAAGATATGGAAATGGAATTTgatcagaaatcgaagagaaaataaaacaaaaactgaaCCTGGAAAAGTGTGGTGCTGAGGAGCTCCTGTTGAACAACGAAACCATCCTCCTCGCCAGCATTTTCTCTGCTCCGCTCGCTTGTGCTGCTGTGTGTTGGGTTGTACTACTGGCGTGGTGCGGTGGTGCCCTTCGGCCTTCGCTTCAAAGTTTCAAGCACCCACCGACTGGACCGTTTTGTCCCTCTCAAAAGTAGAGAATATGGGCCGGTATTGATATGGGGGTGAGGTCCATTTCGTCAAAAGGCCCGTGATTCATAATTTGCTTGTTTGTTATTAAACCTATTTGTGGGAATTCAAAGAATCAATCAATCGtatccattcatcgtatatcgtgcgattaaaaattattttaaattttttatttaaaaataaatataaacactACCTAATAAAAACTGgttgcacaatgtacgatgaacgaacacaatTGATTGATCATTCGGATCTCTACAAAATGAATCCGAAGATGATTgaattttaggaaaactaatgaaaaaggcttgaaaactttaagttttaatgataaggataaaataaagggtaaagtgaatagtactaggattgaccttttagtgtaaaaatataatttttcgttaaaataaaccgTACCgaaagtttttcattaaaattctctTGAATTTTCGGTAAGGGCATCACGTAGTCAGGCCTATAGAGCAGCTAGTAAGACGACGTTACATTGCTGTGGCCCTGTAGGTGTGGTCGAATTAACCAAAAAGCAAAGAGTTTGCGGGGGAAGAAAACTTCGGTAGGGCGCATGGCCCCAACTGTAAtcttttttcacaaaaaacacaaactcTCCTTGTTTTCAGTTAATTCGAGCCCACTCATGACAATGTAACTTTCTTTTTATTGGAAGGCCTACAATGCCGACCACGTGGCGCTTCCATCGAAGATTTACTCaaggtttgtgtgtgtgtttgtgagAGAGGGCAAGACCAAAGAAAGGACCCATTGCCGCACTGAAGTTTTTTCCCAAGAGAAATATCAACCAACACTTTCAATTTCTCATTTTACTACGTTCAACTCTATATATTCCTCTATCCGTACACTACATTAAATGTACAGAAATGACTATAACAGAGTTTCTACTAATCGTATTAATAGCTATGGACAAATATGGATACATTAGGGTTGCAACTTACAACCAGTGATTCTTGACGCATGCAAAACCCTAGCTTCTCTCATCTCCCACCCAATTGTTCTTCTCTTTTGGCCCGGTAGGACCTTCCTCCCCGTAAAGCTCAACCGGTAACTTGCTAAAAATGTCCTCCAAATTATACTTAAACATCACAGGCAAAAGATTGATCACCTTATCAAGCTCAGTTCTTGAATTGTACACAATTGTTGGACCCCACTCTCTCATAAACTGCAGCCAACACGGCTCGGCCACAACCCCGTCTCCAAGATACTCGGCTGCAACAATCTCATACAGGACGCTTGAATCCACGGATAAGTTACCACGAGCAGCATCGTTCCTTATCCCAATGCCTAGCTTGTCTGACCCCTGAATGTAAGTCCCGGGATGAGGGTAGCTCGCGTGTCCATTTTTGGATGAGTAGACAATGGCTTTGTTCCCATCTATGTACTCCAAATCATATGCATCCACCCATTTGCCACCGCTGTGCTGCGAGAAGTATATGCTCCAGAGCTCTCCCGAAAAGTTGCAGATGCGGAGTGTGAAGTGCTCCCAGTCACCGACATGCTGTCCAATCTTGCCAAGAGGGAAGTCCATAGGCCCAACTTTGAGAGTGGCTGGTCCATTGAAGGGACAAAACACCCACATTGCAATGTCAGTGAAAGTCCCACCAAGAGCCGGTTTCACATGAACATAAAGTTCTGCACCTTCCAAGTTTCCACATTTTATAATCTCTCCTCGTTCATCACTTGGCAAGTCTATCCAAAACCCCCCATCATTTGACCCCCCGCCAGGCAAATTTGAGCCACTGCCATCAATATGCTCACCAACTGACGTGCCAGTCTTGTACAGTAGCGCTCCACTTTTGAAGAACCATGAAACAGAAGACGGCAAGTAAATCTCATCTGGATGAAAGAATACGGTAGGACCATAATGATGGAtgagtgaatgaatttgatcaaGATTTGGCATTCCAGGTAGCTTCGAATTCAGATTCTTCAAGCATCCAATATGCTTCAGATCCTTTCTAATGCTCAAGTCGCTACTGCAGAAAAATGTACCCGCACAAACCCCTTTCCCCATCATTCCCCGATGATGTGGTCTCGTAGACCAAACTTGAAAAGGAAGATTTAGAGATTTTGTAATAGCATTAAGAACTGGGCGGTAAGTTTCACATCCGTCAGTCAAATCAACTCGAACACATCTCACTTCATCCAACCCAGGTTTGTCAGGCCTGTTGGTCACTAAAAAGCCCATTGCTTTGTAACCTTCTGGTGGCTGAGGATGCCAAAAGTAACCATATGCACCATAATTGTCCTCATTCCCGTCATCAGGGCTCCATACTAACTTGTAATCAAGCGGCTCTCGAAGAGCTGGCAACTTGACACGCTCCCCAACATCAGCTGTTTCTGGCAACTCTGCCTCTCGaaccacaagaacaaaaccgtgtaAAGGCTTCTCCTTGGATTGGCAATAGTGACCAATGCTATGGAATCCATCAGGTATTCCCACTGGCTTATAAAACGTAACAGTTTTTTGCTTGTCCTCTGATGGAGTGCAGGCCCAGATAAACTCAAATCTGGTTATCTTGAAAACCTCTATTTCTCCGAGATTGATTCTTCCAGAAGCAAAACCTTCACCTGAGAAGGAAAATACATCCGTAAATCATTTAGAAAAGTAGTCCAAAATTGTCATTCAAATAATTAACCGGAATCACAGGAGCTATGGACATATTTTTCTCATTATTCTATACTACGAATTCTCAAGCAGCAAGTATTTCTCATTgactttataattttttcaattttttggcgTAAAGTTAATGCTTAGTCGTACTTGAAGAGATTCTTTCTGAATTTGCACAACCTCCAAAATTTTGCATGTTCATCAATACTCAGCTGCAACATAGGTGAATACGAAACTACAAAAAGAAACGAGCTAGCtattattaagaaaacaaagaagaaatacaCGATAATCTACTAAATTCACAATTAACACCAAGCATGCTAATGACCCAAAAGAATGAAAACCATCTTAAAGATAAGGTGAAGTTTGTAATCCGTTGCGGCACAAAAGAATTTAAATCTTTAACCcctatttcatttattcaagtAAAGGAAGAATAGATAGACCCTAACTTCTGGAGCTTTGAAGTCAGCAATCATGTAGTTAGAGAAAGAAAATATGTACCTAATACCAATATTGACTAGAAACTCATAACCAGAAACAGAACAAGCGAAAATAATATCTAATGGTTCCTAAAATGACAACCTGCTACAAGCCTTGACAGACTGAAGATGCCCGTTAGGGGCATTACCTATCAGAGATCATTATAAGAGGAGAGAAGCTTCAAGAaggaaacgaaggagaaaaagaGTGTTCAAGTAGAATCACTAAACAACAGATATCGAGTTAAACCATGCCTACCAAAAGGTACATTCTTTTGTTACCATGCATCATATCTAATACCATACAACTTATCCCCAGTCTAAAGCATATGATCAATGAACAGGCCCTTTTCACACAACATCCACACTTCCGCTAAAAAACCGAGTAATCAAAGCAACACAGTAGCATAGACCCATTTATGATTGGACCGTAAAACTGCGAATATCAGCATGTTTACAAACTTACCAGAGCATACAAAATAACATATACAGACAGAAAACAGGTCGATGATGAAGAACAATTTCCCCCGAAATCGCATAGATTGTAATTTGCATATTAGCAATCAAGGTCAAATTCAAACAACCAGTGGAGCTTCATCATGATACCCAAAATATGTTTAATTCAGATAAATTACTGACCATACAAATCACTAATTCCCAATTAAGCACTGATTAGTAGTTGCAAAAGCAAAATAACTTCAACTAGAAACGAAACAAAATGgagagactttttttttttttttttttttttaacagttgCAGTTTCTGTCCAAAAAATGAACGGCTATTATTCATGAATCATGATCCATTAACCAAAAAAAGCAAACTTTCGTAGCCACAACTGCTTGCATGCAGCACAATCCGCAAACCCATTAATCCAAACCAATAATCCAAATACTAATCAAATCagctaaaaatataaaaacccaGATCATAAATTTCAATAAGcaaaagaaaatccaaaaaaatgaGAGCTTTTGCAGTAGAATTTTACATACCAGGAGGCCATTGAGGGATGGGATCAGGCAGAGAGAAGGGCTCTTCAGGCTCAGGTGGGAATAAATCGGTGAGTTGATTCCAATGGAAGCACTTGCACCCGAACATCACTAACccgaaaccgaaaccgaaacttTCTGCTTCTGTCTCGGCCTCTGGTCTGAAACTCGGATTTCAGAATTATCGGAGATGCGATAGAACAGTTGAGAAAGTGACGAATAGAATCCTTAAATGTGTGAGAGGCAATAGTCATGTTTGTGGGGCCAACTCCCACAATGCACACTTAACTTTTTACAAGggatgttgatgatgatgatgaaagaTGAAGATGATATGATTAATGAATTTGTGTTCATGGCGGAGTGGGTTTCCTACCGTACTTATGAGTATCgaatattttacatatttttttagtatcaaaatattatttattgataaataataaatatctaATAGGTAATCCTCACAAGATGGCTCTGTAGTTAGGGACGAATTTCATGTTTGTATTCCACACAACACGTCTTCGATACAATTCTTGCCGCTAGTGAATCGCATGAtgatattaaaaagaaaaaaattgaaatgcctATGTGAGTCTTCTCAAGTTTGCATAACAACGAAATGGGAGCATCGATTGGATTCTCTGGAGCTTCGAT
This region includes:
- the LOC137727374 gene encoding uncharacterized protein isoform X1, with amino-acid sequence MLARRMVSLFNRSSSAPHFSSSSAKTVDEGKSTSSFGRKAVSFILITTTGGVALSALNDLLIYQSCSSKAMEKASKNPAIIEAIGEPIAKGPWYNASLAVAHKRHSVSCTFPVSGPQGAGVLEVKAVRNGDDTWLSYLIPRDWDILIMDALVHIPGNEAKQRTVRIGISDSAPGPACTACTGCPTQVSASPKN
- the LOC137727374 gene encoding uncharacterized protein isoform X2, with translation MWLIRWVLYSSSAKTVDEGKSTSSFGRKAVSFILITTTGGVALSALNDLLIYQSCSSKAMEKASKNPAIIEAIGEPIAKGPWYNASLAVAHKRHSVSCTFPVSGPQGAGVLEVKAVRNGDDTWLSYLIPRDWDILIMDALVHIPGNEAKQRTVRIGISDSAPGPACTACTGCPTQVSASPKN
- the LOC137727372 gene encoding hypothetical protein At1g04090-like isoform X2, which gives rise to MNMQNFGGCANSERISSSEGFASGRINLGEIEVFKITRFEFIWACTPSEDKQKTVTFYKPVGIPDGFHSIGHYCQSKEKPLHGFVLVVREAELPETADVGERVKLPALREPLDYKLVWSPDDGNEDNYGAYGYFWHPQPPEGYKAMGFLVTNRPDKPGLDEVRCVRVDLTDGCETYRPVLNAITKSLNLPFQVWSTRPHHRGMMGKGVCAGTFFCSSDLSIRKDLKHIGCLKNLNSKLPGMPNLDQIHSLIHHYGPTVFFHPDEIYLPSSVSWFFKSGALLYKTGTSVGEHIDGSGSNLPGGGSNDGGFWIDLPSDERGEIIKCGNLEGAELYVHVKPALGGTFTDIAMWVFCPFNGPATLKVGPMDFPLGKIGQHVGDWEHFTLRICNFSGELWSIYFSQHSGGKWVDAYDLEYIDGNKAIVYSSKNGHASYPHPGTYIQGSDKLGIGIRNDAARGNLSVDSSVLYEIVAAEYLGDGVVAEPCWLQFMREWGPTIVYNSRTELDKVINLLPVMFKYNLEDIFSKLPVELYGEEGPTGPKEKNNWVGDERS
- the LOC137727372 gene encoding hypothetical protein At1g04090-like isoform X1, which gives rise to MFGCKCFHWNQLTDLFPPEPEEPFSLPDPIPQWPPGEGFASGRINLGEIEVFKITRFEFIWACTPSEDKQKTVTFYKPVGIPDGFHSIGHYCQSKEKPLHGFVLVVREAELPETADVGERVKLPALREPLDYKLVWSPDDGNEDNYGAYGYFWHPQPPEGYKAMGFLVTNRPDKPGLDEVRCVRVDLTDGCETYRPVLNAITKSLNLPFQVWSTRPHHRGMMGKGVCAGTFFCSSDLSIRKDLKHIGCLKNLNSKLPGMPNLDQIHSLIHHYGPTVFFHPDEIYLPSSVSWFFKSGALLYKTGTSVGEHIDGSGSNLPGGGSNDGGFWIDLPSDERGEIIKCGNLEGAELYVHVKPALGGTFTDIAMWVFCPFNGPATLKVGPMDFPLGKIGQHVGDWEHFTLRICNFSGELWSIYFSQHSGGKWVDAYDLEYIDGNKAIVYSSKNGHASYPHPGTYIQGSDKLGIGIRNDAARGNLSVDSSVLYEIVAAEYLGDGVVAEPCWLQFMREWGPTIVYNSRTELDKVINLLPVMFKYNLEDIFSKLPVELYGEEGPTGPKEKNNWVGDERS